The DNA region TCCGGCGGATCGCCTCGAGGGCCTCCTCGAACGACGAGTCCTCGCGGACGAGGGCGCCTATTTTCTCCGCTGTGCGCGTCATCTGTTTTGGGCTAGGTCACCTTCGGTATACAAGTGTTTATCTTCGGTGGCGAGGCGGTGGTGGTGACGGAGTGCAGGCGGAGTGGTGGCAGCGGTAGTGGTAGGGTAGTGACGGAGCGGTAGTGACGTTGCATTGATGACCGAACGGTAGTGACGGTGACGCTCGTTCTCGCTCGACTCGAGGCCCAGCGATCGCGTGATCCACGAGCAGCTACGCACAGGAGAGTTGTTCGAAGCCGCTCGTGACGGGGCCCACCACTGTTTCAATGCCGCCTATCCGTTCCAGCGCCCGATTCAATCCGTCCTATCTCTCCGGAAAGGGGTGACTGAGACGCCGAGACGTACGGCGGTTTCACGACTCCGGTGCTGTGAACGTCGGTTTCGAACGCCCACATCTGGTGGTTTTTTATAACCTAACTATCTTGAATACAGTGATATGTTTGGTGCATCTATGGGGTGTCGGACTGGGGACCGGGGGGCCGCCCCCCTGGTCGGCATCGTCCTGCTGTTCGGAATGGTGTTCGTCGGTGCTACGCTGGTCGGGATAACCGGGATGATCGCGCTGGACGCGCTCGAGGGAGACCTCGGCGACGAACGAACCGAACAGACGTTCTCCACGTTCGATCACGAACTGACGACGTTGCTGCACTCGAGTTCGGATTCGGCGGCTGTCACGATTCCAGACGCAGAAGACGGGACCTACGAACTGACCGACTCGGGATCCGCGTCGCTGACCGTGGCCAACCGATTCGGACAGTCATGCACGGTGCTCGACGACGCTACGCTCGGGACGCTCGAGTACGAATCCGACGGGCAACGGCTGGCCAAGCAGGCCGGGGGGACCTGGAGGCACAGCGACGGCGGAACCGTCATTCAGTCGAAACCGGACCTTCGCTACGTCGCGGACGAACGCGGGACGCAGTACCTCGAGTTCTCTGTCTCGGATCTCCAGGGGGACGTCGGAGTCGGCGAGCACTCGATGACGGCGACGCGTTCCGAGACCGGGACGGCCGACTGCGTGTCTGATCTCGGATTCGTCCGGTACGTCCACCTGGAGATCACCGACGAGACCTACCACGACGGCTGGTACGACTTCCTGAGCGAGGAGTTCGAGGCGACCGACGTGGAGGATGCCGCAGCCGAGGACTGTTCACTCGAGAACGCGGGCGACGAGAACACCGTCTGCCACGACGAATCGACGGGGACGGTGTCAGTTCTCGCCACGGTCGACGTCGATCGTTCCATCGACGACTATCTCGGCGTCGACCCCACGATTTACGGCGGCCTCTACGTGTCGGACGAGACGGTCCAGTTCGGAACCCACGAATCTCTCATCGTTGACTCCTACGATGGACGCGTGGGATCGTACGCCGATTCGGGTAACGTAACCGACGACCTGTTCGTTGCGGACGTCGATACGCTCTGGATTCAACAGGCCGAGATCACCGGGTTTCCCGTGGTGAACGGCGACATCCAGATTCAGCCCGAGGCGGACGTCTCACCGGCCGCATTGTACGTCAGGGATGATCGCTCGCCGGCGAGCGTCGACGTTCCGGCCGCGAAGTTGGCGAACGCGTTCGATTCCATCGAACCGATCGACGACGAGATTGCGCGCACGACGACGCTCCTCGAAAACGAGACGAAACTCGAGGCGAACGCAGACGGCGACATCGAAGCCGGAGCGTACACCGTCGACGGCGATTTCACTCGCGAAGGCATCGAATTCGACACGACCAGCGGCGACGTCTACGTCGCTGTAGACGGCGACGTCTCCCTCGAGGACGTCACCATCGTCGGCCCGGGACAGGTCAGTATCTATGCCGGCGGCTCCGCAATCGACCTTGAGTCCGTGACGGTCCCGGACGACCGGGCGTCACAGCTCTGGGTATACGGGACGAGCGAAACCAATGTCGCCGTCGCGGGCACGGTCCAGGGCGTCGTCTACGCGCCAGGTGCCGGTTCCCTCGAGGTCGAGGACGGGACCGAAATCTACGGCGCCATCGTGAGCGGGGCACTCGAGGGAATCGGCGAATTGGGGAACGCCGACGGTGGCTCCGACCTCGAGGTGCACTTCGATCGATCACTTCGAACCGACGTCCCGATTCCGGAAGAGAACCGGACGCTCGAGTTCGAAAACGTGACAACCAGGAATCCGATCGACGTTGGATTCGTCCTGGATCGGTCTGGCTCGATGGGGCCGCACGGGTTCCCTGGAACGGGTTGGTATCACCCGGGATACGACCCCAATGGCCTTCGCGTCGATGCAACTCGGTCGTTCATTGGACAGTTGAACGCCACGGGGTCGCTCGAAGAGAGTGATCGTGCGGCGGTCATCGAATTCAATACGGAGGGGATCCTTCGCCATCACCTTTCGACTGACTTCGAGTCGGTCAACGCGAGCGTCGAAAACAACCACGAAGACGGTACGAACATGGCTGCCGGCCTCGAGACCGGGCTGAACGAACTCGAGACTAACGACAGAGACGCGGACCGTATTATGGTACTCCTGAGTGACGGGTACAACGACGTAGGAAACGGCAATTCAGCCGCTGTAGACCGTCAGACGGTAGCAACTGCTGAAGATGCCGCCGATGCAGGGGTTACGATATACACGATCGGTCTCGGAGACGGGGCAGACGAGGATCTCCTCGAGGAAATCGCTACGACGACTGGCGGGGAATACAGACACGCAGACAACGCGGACGATCTCATGGATATCTTCGACGGAATCGCAGAGGACGTCGTCCAGGCTGACACGCGGTTCGAGGTCCACGCCGACTACTCCGCCGTCGGCGGATCGAACGACTACGCCATCGCCGTCGATCACTGGAACGTCGAGATTGCAGAAGAAAGCTAATTGCTGCTCAATCGACTGCCGTTACGCGTTTTCTTCAATCGTCGCCTTCACGTCATCCCACACTTCGTCGGGCGCTTGCTCGCCGTCGACGCGCTCGAGGGACCCCTCGTCCTCGTAGTACTCGATTACTGGCGCTGTGTTCTTCTGGTACACGCGCAGGCGCTCGCGGACGGTTTCCTCGGTGTCGTCTTCGCGCTCCTCGAGCCGTTCTTCCACCTCGGGGTCCTCCGGCGGGTTGTACTCCACGTGGTAGATGTCGCCCGTCTCGGGGTCCATCCGGCGGCCCGTCAGGCGGTGAACGAGTTCCTCCTCGCTCACGTCGAGCGTCAGGACGACGTCCAGGTCGGTCATGT from Natronosalvus rutilus includes:
- a CDS encoding adenylate kinase, encoding MAQPRILILGAPGAGKGTQSAKIVEHFDVEHITTGDALRSNKQMDISHLDLEYDTPAEYMDQGELVPDEVVNAIVDEALSSADGFILDGYPRNLEQVEALEDMTDLDVVLTLDVSEEELVHRLTGRRMDPETGDIYHVEYNPPEDPEVEERLEEREDDTEETVRERLRVYQKNTAPVIEYYEDEGSLERVDGEQAPDEVWDDVKATIEENA
- a CDS encoding vWA domain-containing protein, producing the protein MGCRTGDRGAAPLVGIVLLFGMVFVGATLVGITGMIALDALEGDLGDERTEQTFSTFDHELTTLLHSSSDSAAVTIPDAEDGTYELTDSGSASLTVANRFGQSCTVLDDATLGTLEYESDGQRLAKQAGGTWRHSDGGTVIQSKPDLRYVADERGTQYLEFSVSDLQGDVGVGEHSMTATRSETGTADCVSDLGFVRYVHLEITDETYHDGWYDFLSEEFEATDVEDAAAEDCSLENAGDENTVCHDESTGTVSVLATVDVDRSIDDYLGVDPTIYGGLYVSDETVQFGTHESLIVDSYDGRVGSYADSGNVTDDLFVADVDTLWIQQAEITGFPVVNGDIQIQPEADVSPAALYVRDDRSPASVDVPAAKLANAFDSIEPIDDEIARTTTLLENETKLEANADGDIEAGAYTVDGDFTREGIEFDTTSGDVYVAVDGDVSLEDVTIVGPGQVSIYAGGSAIDLESVTVPDDRASQLWVYGTSETNVAVAGTVQGVVYAPGAGSLEVEDGTEIYGAIVSGALEGIGELGNADGGSDLEVHFDRSLRTDVPIPEENRTLEFENVTTRNPIDVGFVLDRSGSMGPHGFPGTGWYHPGYDPNGLRVDATRSFIGQLNATGSLEESDRAAVIEFNTEGILRHHLSTDFESVNASVENNHEDGTNMAAGLETGLNELETNDRDADRIMVLLSDGYNDVGNGNSAAVDRQTVATAEDAADAGVTIYTIGLGDGADEDLLEEIATTTGGEYRHADNADDLMDIFDGIAEDVVQADTRFEVHADYSAVGGSNDYAIAVDHWNVEIAEES